A window of Argopecten irradians isolate NY chromosome 14, Ai_NY, whole genome shotgun sequence contains these coding sequences:
- the LOC138307497 gene encoding apolipoprotein A-IV-like, giving the protein MEEQTQNIETKMGEQMQNIETKMEEQTQNIETKMGEQMQNIETKMEEQTQNIETKMEEQTQNIETKMEEQTQNIETKMGEQMQNIETKMEEQTQNIETKMGEQMQNIETKMEEQTQNIETKMGEQMQNIETKMEEQTQNIETKMGEQMQNIETKMEEQTQNIETKMEEQTQNIETKMGEQMQNIETKMEEQTQNIETKMEAQKDNLKTKLEEQMQNLSAKMEEILILKGTVYNVLRHVKRRRSSNK; this is encoded by the exons ATGGAGGAACAAACACAGAACATTGAAACTAAAATGGGAGAACAGATGCAGAATATTGAAACTAAGATGGAGGAACAAACACAGAACATTGAAACTAAAATGGGAGAACAGATGCAGAATATTGAAACTAAGATGGAGGAACAAACACAGAACATTGAAACTAAAATGGAGGAACAAACACAGAACATTGAAACTAAGATGGAGGAACAAACACAGAACATTGAAACTAAAATGGGAGAACAGATGCAGAATATTGAAACTAAGATGGAGGAACAAACACAGAACATTGAAACTAAAATGGGAGAACAGATGCAGAATATTGAAACTAAGATGGAGGAACAAACACAGAACATTGAAACTAAAATGGGAGAACAGATGCAGAACATTGAAACTAAGATGGAGGAACAAACACAGAACATTGAAACTAAAATGGGAGAACAGATGCAGAATATTGAAACTAAGATGGAGGAACAAACACAGAACATTGAAACTAAGATGGAGGAACAAACACAGAACATTGAAACTAAAATGGGAGAACAGATGCAAAATATTGAAACTAAGATGGAGGAACAAACACAGAACATTGAAACTAAGATGGAGGCACAGAAAGACAATCTTAAAACCAAATTAGAG GAACAGATGCAGAACCTTTCCGCCAAAATGGAAGAAATCTTGATTTTAAAGGGGACCGTTTATAACGTGCTTAGACATGTGAAACGTCGAAGGTCGTCCAATAAATGA